gggagtagagGGCCCTGTCGTTCTgccgctgagtggctggtggttttgaactgctgaccttacggatcgaagcccaacaagtaaccacgacgccagccaccaggattccgcaagagcgccaccagggctccttagacagCTAGATAGCTCTAGACATAGAGAGGCGCATATACTTAAAGAGGAATCGAAGGCAGGATGGTATTATCAACCCATATTAGACAACATAAAATGTAAGGCAAATAATTAATTcggttaaaataatcattttatatttGACAAATGATTCAGAATCCGGTGTTAACTAATGTTTATTTGAGTGCCTACTGTATGCCTGGCACTGCGCCTAGTGTTTACATGTATTTAATTGGCAAAGACATAGCAATACTGCACTACATGTCTCACACTGCACGGCTGCTGAGCACATAAAGCAAAGGTTATAAAAATATACTGATAACTACAAGCATAGCAACAGATTTTCACATAgccctattgttgttgttgtttacagaGAGCATAGGTCAAAATTAAATAATGCTTGGATCTAAATAATAAAATTGTTAATACATTGCTAATGAACAGACACTTAGAGTTCTGACAGTTACAGACAGAATACATATCCATTTTAAATGTTTGTGAAACATTTaccaaaatatatgtgtgtgttccaCACCACAATAAAAGCTTTAAAAGGAATTTTGAAAGCAAACAAAGTATAGGCCAAATTCTCTGTTTACAGTGCAGTAAAACAAGGAagataaactattttaaaaacaaaacatgaacCCAATCACTAGGTTTTAAGCATGTTTCTAACATGCTGCCATAGGATTCTTGGATAACAACATAAAGAATAAAGGCAATGATCAAATTCTAAGATGTGACCAAAGCTGTAGCCAGAAGTACATTTGTTTCATTAAGCATATTATCATaccaaatattatttttaaaaaggcgaTATAATTAAATCCAGAATTCAACTTAAAAACTGAGACACGGGATGAAAACAACCACAAACAAGCCTGGTACAAATGAAAGGAAACCAAAAAATTGCAAATGAGATAAATAATGGATATAAGTCAACTTCAGTGTTGTCTCTTTGGGAAAAAGTAGTTTATCTATCTAAACCTTTGGAAAATCTAATAACGTGTAACCCACAAACAGTAGTTAAAAGGAGAACAGGGATAGGCCAGGTAGAGATAATTTTGTTGAACGATAAAATAAGAGATGCCAACTTGCAAGCTAATCGTCTGAAATGCTCCGTGGAGTTAACAAAGAATTCTACGGAGCAAAGGAAAATTGcagatgacttaaaaaaaatcaattcaaGAAGTAGAAAGTCTTAATGGAATGATAATATTGAAAGAAAGTGAGAAAGCTGCCCAAGAATTAGCTGAAACTTTCCCTCCGTGGCTGCAGGACCTAATTGCTTTACTAGTGAAGTCTTGTACATTATCAAGAAATTAATACCTGTCATTCGACAGAAACAATTCAAAGGTAAAAGGGAGTGAACGCCACTCACGTCCGCCACTGACACAAACTTATCCCGGACACCAGAACCTGACAAAGATAGCACCAATCTCACATGTGAACATAGAGACCAGATCTATGTATGAAGACAGAGGGAAGACTCCACAAACGATCAAAGAACAGACCTCAGCACATGGAAAGATGGTGTGCTGGTGAAAAGATGATTCTACGTTAGGAAATCTACCACCAAACTTCGCCCATCCTGCGTGGCACATTTTTCTCATCTTCGCTAGTCAGGATGCATCTTCCAGTTTGCTACGTCCCACAGCTCTCACTTCCCTTTCTCAGAAAACAAAGCCCACCACCACTGAGGCGATGCGGTCTCATCGCAAACCAATAGTACAGGGGGTTTCCAAGAAAGTGGATCTgtgtgggaacagacagcctcatctttcttcctgagagcagctgatggggttgaaccacctacttgtggctagcagcccaataacGCTTGCCCTACTACATGCATCCTCTGGGCTGGTTTCTTTCCCCcacagtattaaaaaaaatgatcatAATCTCATTCTGAGCCCATAAGGTCTTAAGTCAGATGAAATATAGTCCTGTTCAACCTCGCAGCAACAGATTGAATGCCAAGACCAAcccgacaaaaacaaacaaatcatctGACGGATGTTTGAAAGGCATTTGATAAGATTCAATACTCATTCCTGACCGTTGTCACCAGGCTGCTTCCTTAACAGACACAGGGCAGCGTCTGTTTCCGAACAACAGCCCCCATTCACCATTAGATGTGGAACATCATAGGCATCCCTGTTAAAACCAGGAACAAAAACAGCACGCACACTACCAGGACTATGGTCGTCTGCTGCGGGGCCTTTGACCACTCCACAAAGCCCtgaaacaaaaagagagagacagagaagggggaggggggaagtatAAGTATTGGGAAGAAAATGGTCCATTGTTAATTAGAGGAAAATGGAACTCTGTGGTTGGGAATTAGAAGGTGTATCTACGAAAAAACTAGCTGAATAGAAATCTCTATACCACAATGCAGTGGCTGGATATAAGATAAATACCCCTATACAAAAGTAAGTAACATCCCTATCGACTAAAATCAGATATTATATAGCAGAGTAAACCTGcctcctagggtttccaagactgccataTTTCTGTCCCAAGACTCAGGTGATGGGATCCAACCACTGACATTCTGGTTGGCACTGAGGCTAATTTTTCCATCAAACTcattgactcactgccatccggtcaattctgactcatagcagccctataagaGAGGGTAGAGTGGCCCTGTAGGTTCCTGAGactctaattctttatgggaacagaaagcctcatctttcgcccaagaAGTAGTAGATCAGTGGCTTTCAACCTttgaatgccacgaccctttaatacagttcttcatgtggtgcccACCCTATATGTGGGCgtctctgcatgtgggcggacccgcctgcagGCagttagaggagcagtgtctcggttcctaagaccatcggagatATGGtcctaggagacccctgtgaaagggtcgcagtcCATAGGTTGAGAGCCGCTACAGTAGATggttttgaatcgctgaccttgagATCAGCAACCCAGCATATAGCaccccaccggggctccttcctaTGAACTCACATAGGAAGTTTCAGAATCATGGTCCATCTATGAGCATTTCAACATATCGTGAATACATTTAAGGTCTCGCACATTTAAATACCATCCGTCCTCCAATGGCCTCCAAGCGTGcacaagcatacacacacacacacacacacacacacacacaccgcacacACACATTTCTTGACCCCATCTCTCTCTTGGCCACTAACTGACAGACATGTCTTCTTGCTTCCCTGCTTGGATAGCGAACAGTCATCTTCAACTGTGCACATCCCAAACAGATATCCTACCATTCAGTTGATTCTATCTCGTGGAGACTCAAACAGCCCCCAAAGAATTCCctagtggggttggggttaagtgtTGGGAGAAGATAGGCAAGTCTTTTCTCCACCAAGTTCAAATCACTAACCTTCCTATTAGCCACCGGTGTACATCACTGATGTGCCACTACAGTTACTAGATATTCTAATACCAGAAAGGAATTGATGTCAACTCACATGGGCATGGTAAGAGGGTTCCCAACACTGCCAGTCTTTACCATCgttctcctacagagcaactggtaggtttgaaccttgagcctagcagtccaacacagagcccacagcaacaccagggctctttgatatcCTAAtatcacccccccccaccaccaccacacaaacacacacacattaaaaccTCCTCCGCACTTCCCCCCACACCACTTCTCCACATCTTTTGTGGTTCCAACGGCAATGTCTTCAgctcctctctctgggcacccacctcccaGGTTGGAATGGCACACACAGCACACGGACACACTCTCCTCCGCGCCCGGCTACCACAGGAAGGCACCTGTTCCCCGTGGGAACCCACGGGGGGCTCTCCTCCCTCCTCAGTCTGCTGTGGGGCAGGAACGTTCCACACATCTAGAGGCAACCCCGAGGAGTCCCTGAGTCGTCAGGTTGCAACAGCAGATGAATGAAGAGAGGAGCCCCGACTGACCTGTGAGTCTTCTGACTCATCGTCTTCATCCattgagctccagtcctgggataGGGCAGCCTCTTGAGAAGACAGGTCTGCGTGGAGACGGGTGTGGAAGGGGAAAGGACATGTGAGTAGCTAGGGCAGCAGCGGGTGGAGAGTGGGCACCTCTTGCTCTTTCTGCCTGGCATCCTACCTCTTTCTTGCTAACATCCTATCTTACCCCCATGCCACTCTGGCCCATATGGTTTGCATAAAGCTGAGAGAATTGATGAATAAATCGACCTGAATCCTGGTGCTGTTTCCTCTACGACCTGGACAGTTGACTTATTACGGGTCACCTGGTGTGCGGTGCCATCTGATCCCTTGTGAAATGGGCGGCACTACTGTCCTTTCTCTAGGGGACACAGACACGGGTACTTCCCAGACACAGCCAAGTAGCTCAAAAGGCTTGGTTTACTGAGATTGAAGGCTCTTCACCATAGACTTCTGGGGAAACAGCGCATTGGTACCACATGGTACACAAAGTTCATTGTCTATGCCCttttctgggttcttaaaagctagTGATGGGCCTGCGAAGAGGACAACTACTGGTCTCGACTCATCAGGAgtaaaagagaatgaaggaaagcaAACACAAGAGGAAGAAGCTAGCCCAAGGACAAGTAGCCCACATGAGCCATGACCTCTTCTAACTTGACACCAGAAAAATGAGTGACTGACAATACCTACCTATCACGCTGTAATAGGAGGTTCCAGAGAGGATGGGAGACAAATGTCAACCAGAACTCAAAGTAATTCATGAATTCATAAATAAAGACATAAACGAACCTACTGGACtgagtagagcagtggttctcaaccttcctaatgccttgaccctttcatacacttcctcatgtggtggtgacccccaaccataaaattattttcgttgctacttcatctatgtcattttgctactgttaagaatcgtcaTATAAATATCTGGTAGGCAGGATGtgtttttattgttacaaatggaacatcaagaaaacatagtGATGAAAGTATGAAATATGtaattctaatgacaaatcaatgacattttgtcttgaagcatggtgtagcatgggtaacagtcttcacgccggtacttgtatgtgggcgtatctgcatgtgggtgggccactggagacagatagaggagcggtgtctcagttcctaagccattggaaatatgtgttttccgatggtcttaggcgacccctgtgaaagggttgttcgacccctcaaaggggtcgagactcacaggttgagaaccgctgcagtaGAGGCTAAAGGAATCCCTGAGATGATGGTCCTAAGATGTCCTTTGAAATCTAAATGGAAAATGGTACCAGAGGTCACCTCACAGACAGACACTAGATGGGCTTATACCCCAAGCTGTACTGGCCCTGAGTCATGTGTCCCTTCAGCAGTGGACTATAGGAGGCCCAGCATTGGCCCAAAAGCAACGAGGCAAGGAAGTGACGGGGAAGCTGGGTGGGTGGGAAACAGAACAAAAGAGGATGGAAACCAGGAGAGTTCCAGCACACCGTGAACGTCATAGGCAAGGCCAGCGGACAATCTGTATAGAAGTGGTGACACAGGCACCCAATGCACTGCGCAAACGTTCACTGAATGGAAACACAACAGAGGACTAAAGAGACAAAAGAGAGGGCAGATTAGGAACACGTAACCGGAAAGACATGGATGCGAGCAAGCACAAGTGGGGCGTGAGATAAATGATGCCTGCGGATCTCCAGAGGGAGGAATGGGAGCACAAGAGCTtcgcctagagcagcggttctcaacctgtgggtcgtgaccctttggggggggcgtcaaacgaccttttcacaagggtcacctaagaccatcagaaaacacctatttctgatGGGTTTTGGAATcgtgacattggctttttatgcatactgtcccAAAatatagcaatgtagtttactgatgTTCTATTAAGCTACATCATGCtttgagacaaaatttcatttatttgtcattggaaATATTTCACCATgtctaatgacatattgttttggtgATTCTTCACTatactttcatgatgttcaatttgtaccgacgaaaatacatcctgcatatcagatatttacacgacgattcataacagtagcaaaatgaaagtgatgaagtagcaacgaaaataattttatgcctggggtcaccaccacacgagggtcACGGGtctgaggaagggtgagaaccactggcctagagtaAGCACCCTGAATGCAgagttctagcctcctaaactgtgagaaactgCATGCCTTTccttacaccccccccccacttgggCCATTCCAGCTACTGCAACAGTAGATAAGACCCGGTTATTGTTCACAATGACCATGCAAGGCAGACTCCATCTGACCCCGAGAGGTCTCCCAGGCTGTCTTCTATGCAGGACCGAATTACCAGGACTTTTCTCCCCAGGACCTGCTGGGTGGGTCTGACCATCAATCGTTCACTGAGCAACCAAACCAGGGCTCTTGCGACTGCCGCCAATCGTTCACAAAAAGCCCACAGCTGTGAGTAGGTTCTGACTGGcagccctggagggcagagcaggactgcccccaAAGGGTTTAGAGGCTGACTGTGCTTAGGGCAGCaggctgctgcatcttcctccagcgCCTTTCTCTGCACGAGTGGCcgcgggttcaaactgccaccACTCTGTTCCCTACGTATCTGTGGAGTGAATGAGTCAAGGAACGCATGCTAAATCCTCCCCCCAGCTCTGCGGGACCCCGTCCCCTCACCTCGCTCATCGCTGTCGAAGCTGCTGGCCCCCACATCCACGGCCtcccagtccctggtgaaggtgGGGTGGGCCTGCTTCTCCCAGGTGCGGCTCTCGCGAGGCAGCAGCGTGGTGGCGCGCTCTGGCTCCAGCAGTCCCCGCAGCTGCTCGGGCTTGAGGCTCTGCATGTCTCCGAGAGGCTGGGCTTCCAAGAGGGCTGCAGGAGGCAGACCAAAGCCTCTTGCTGACTCCCCCTCTTCCGGCTCCAGGGTCCCGACTGGTGCCCTGGACACAGGATGTGGAACCTGAGGgctgacagacacacagacacatactttAGTCGTCCAACGAGCAtttgtctgccccccccccccccgtgggacTTCTCATCTAGGGGAGAAAACGACAGCAGTGAACAAATACATTACAGGGTCTGTTGGGAATGTTGCTGGGGGCCTTCTGCCTCTAGCACATGAatggtatttttttttggggggggtctttCTACTAATctgatcttatccttaccaccttggtGCGATTTGTTTTTCatggttttctgttgggtttcccagctgtgaggcCCAGCAGGAGTGGATGCCTAATGATAACTGATACAGGTGTTATAGGAgatggaggggtgaggggtgggccataaggagggaaaggggatttcaggaataaATACTGAagacttggggggggggctctagAACTGgttgtgattgtacaactcagtTTGGGGGTGATTTAGCCATGGCGTGGGGGCAGTTGGGGGGAGGCTCTAAGATGGATGTGGTGCTGATGGTACAACTCCCCTTGAGGTGATTGGaggattgaactattcaattgtatgatatgtaaattgtgtgccaataagGCCGTTGGGGGGAAATAATAATCATTAAGGGCAAGATCTAAAAGAAATACAGGTTCATCTTTACAACCAGGAtcagatgcttcttagaagcgaAGACGGGAGACTTctttctctcacatactttggacctgttatcaggagagcccagtccttggAAGGGCTTGGTAGAACAGTCAGTGAAAACCAGGAAGACCAGCAGTGGAGTGGACTGACttggcggctgcaacaatgggtttaaacaTAAGGGTGGGAGGATGTCTCACTGTTGCTAGCAGTCTGAACGGATTCAATgatgaggggtaccccccaaacacCGGAATTATGCTGGGCAGAGCACCGCTTTCATAGTACACGTTTTAGCAATATGCTCTGAGTTATTGTCACCTGCAaagggtctctctggtcacagtgagttctTTCATAAAAGCAAGTTTtgttcaaaccttgttttttgtgatggtccatttaaaagaacagcgtgtggctgtaaaattttgtttcctgctcaggaaaaatgccacagaaactgttgtgatgttgaacagagcttacaaggacagttctatggggggaaaaaagtgtacaagtggttttctcatttcaaaaaaggtgaaatgtcgattgatgacaaacctcattctggacgtccatcaatgtccagaacagacaaaaatgtcaactcgtagtgcatttggaattcattccaccaggtcagactatacatcaaaatttctattcagaggttctgaaaagattgtgtaacagtgtgcaacaaaaaggcctgatagggcagataggggactggttttgccaccacaacaatgcacctgctcactcagccatctcagtgtgccagttctgGGCAAAAAAAATCACcacaacacaacattcctctcttgccccatgaaccttactcacctgacctctctctgtgGGACTTTTTGTTGcctcaaatgcagagggacatgaaaggacagcgatttgatgaagtACAAGAGGTAAGGAAAaaacaaaggaggtgctgtcagccatccaaacagatgagttacaaaaacgtttccaagaatggaatcacagatttgacaaatatattatggataaaggagagtactttgaagatgacaagattgttttgtaaaaaaaaaaaattaaatacctagctttggggggaaaagtTCCAGTTGTGTTTTGGGGTGTACCCCTTCGTAGTCACTgcagtgctgttcacaacagcccAAAGGTGGGAACTACCCAAGTGTGCGCTGAGGGATGAGTGCAAACACGAAATGTGGTGTGTGCACACACGGGATGTTACTGACTCTGCACTCTGCAGGGGTGTCTGGGGGCTGCAAACGGAGACTCAGTCAActtctagctgaaaggttggcggttcaaacttaCTCACTTCCTAAGACACACCTGACAATCTGGCCTCTGAAAAGTCACACCTACAAAGCTGTTCTGTGCTGACAGcactgggggcaccatgagtaaGCATCAACGTGACAAGGAACAACACGGACCTAAAGGTTGCAGTCATGCGCATCCCCATAGGTGCCCTGGTATGGGAAACCGAGAACCCGGGAAGAGAATgcatgcagacaaattctctatgctcagaatgaaggagtctgggaggcagagACTCTTGTGGAGGGAGCCCTTCACACTCAAGAGTTGGGGGatgaatcccagtcacattcCCCTAAGTAAAATTTATTCCCTGCCACATCCCTGTAATGAAGCCAATCTTAAGATGCTGCTTGCACACACATGGTTGCTTAAGATATGCTTGAAGGtaatctgcctgaaggttgtctgccatgaGAGcgatcagaccctattgtccgccccaccctaagtaaggcccactcccttctggtaCTGATACTAGATTGTTCCCCCAGAGAAGAGCTCAGAGACAccaaaggtcaagccagctcagggaTGACCAAAGTTAAGTCACCACCTTAACTCTAGGACCTGCTGGTCCTGTTATGTATGCGGCTTCCTCTCATGTATATGccctagtacctccccttcctatcatgtgtatgcCTCCAGTATCCGcccttcctgttacatgtgtATATGATGTGGCTGGCATGGCCCATGATTATATAAGCCTGTTAGAGCATAcattcgctctctctctctctggttccatACTCCATAGAAGAGTAGTCCCTTTAAATTAAACAACAGCTCCTTAGGAGCCTATTGGTGGTGGGGGCTGGTCCCTTCCACCCTGAAAGACAGGACTGTCTGGTGAACGTCTTCTGAAGGTCACGGCCAAGGCGCAGCTTGTGGAGCAGCTCTGTCCTGCACACGCGGCGTCATGGAGAGTTGGGACCAACTCGACAGCAGCTGACAAAATCCGTTTGCGCCTTCTGATGGCCTTCAGGAGAAGGGCCCGGTGTGGGGCTGATAGTCCTTCACGTTGCTGAGCCCCCTTTCAAAACATGCCTCTGGCTCAAAGGTAGAATGTAGCGACGTGTGTTTTTCTTTCACTGTGCCCATTTCTGGGTCACCCTCAATGACTGTACAGAATGTGAGTCCCACTTGACACTAGC
The sequence above is drawn from the Tenrec ecaudatus isolate mTenEca1 chromosome 18, mTenEca1.hap1, whole genome shotgun sequence genome and encodes:
- the SMIM17 gene encoding small integral membrane protein 17 is translated as MQSLKPEQLRGLLEPERATTLLPRESRTWEKQAHPTFTRDWEAVDVGASSFDSDERDLSSQEAALSQDWSSMDEDDESEDSQGFVEWSKAPQQTTIVLVVCVLFLFLVLTGMPMMFHI